ttctgataAGTAAAATCGTATGCGATGGAGGAGCTTGATATCATAACCTGGATGGCGAGTAATAAATTCCCTCTGTTTATTCTGTTTGGAATTGGATGTTCCTGAAAAAAAACTTGCACAACAACCTCTGTTATCTGTAATTTTCTAGATAAATGAAGTATATTTCGTTGTcacagagagaaaaaagataaatgtATGCCATGAGAGGCAACATCGGCAACATCCACAGCCCCTCACCATTACTTTCTAGCAAATACAGAGAAAAATAATGAAGTAAATAGACAACAAAAACATGTATGCCGAAACCCTAGAAATCTGTTTACCTTCCAGGAGATTTGAAGGATTCGCGTTGGTGGTCTGATTTCGTCTTCGCGTAGGTGGACTCCCCCCTCCTTGCGTCGGTGGACTGTGGGCGAGCTCGCGTCGTTGGACTGAGGGCGGCTTTGTCTCGAAGGACTGACGACGACTTCGCGTAGAATGGACTGAGGGCTTCGCGTTGGTGAAGTTAGGGACCGCTTGGGGATTGATCTCCTCGGAAGGGCAGAGGTCGTGGTGGGGAGGGTTCAGCTTGGTGGGTGCTTCGCTTCGAGGGCTGAGATCGGAGAATACGAAAGGATGAGGATGAGCAACACGAGGGGGAGTTTGTGGGAGACGATCTGCTCATACGAAGGGGAGAGTGGCCTGAGCTACCTGGTGGGGGGATGGAACCGACACAGGTTCGGGGGAGACTCAGGAGAGAGGAGCGAATACAAAGACCTGTTTCTTTCTCAAAAATCAAATGGAAACATAGAGGGAGGGAACGGGGAAAGCTGAAGGGACAATTTGGTCTTTTACCAGATCCACGTAAGGTGTGCGCCGGTTGCTCCCAAACAGGGACTGCTcccaataatatttctatatgtatattaattatgttaaattattttGCTAGCTAGTAACGCTCCCCTTCGTTTGTTAAcgaaacctctctctctctctctctctctctctctctctctctctctctctctctctcttatataGCAATGAAGGCTCACTGTAATCATTTTGGACTGATCTCAAAATGTAGCATCGAGGGACGTTCGAACCAGACGGTGGCTTTGGACCTAGACGGCACACTTCTCGTGTCATGAAGTGCTTTCCCTCACTTCTTGCTTGTTGCTCTTGAAGCCAATAGCCTTCTCAGGGCGCTACTGCTTTTAGTATCAGTTCCGTTCGTGTATTTTACCTACTTGTTCATTTCAGAGTTCATGGCAATCCAAACctttatcttcatttccttCGCGGGGTTGAAAGTCAGGGACATTGAGCTTGTTTCTAGGTCTGTCCTGCCCAAGTTCTATGCCAAGTACGTGCACCTGGAGACTTGGAGAGTCAACTCTTTTGGGAAGCGGTACATTATCACTGCGAATCCCAGAATCTGGGTATTTGAgaaatttagttttttgttttccttctggGGAATTTGTAGATTCTGAGTTTGAGGTCCTAATTAAAGTTTTGTGAGAATTGGGAAAATAAGATGATGATTCTGTTCAAATTTGCTGTCATTTTAGAGTGGGTCGGGTTTTGGCCTTGGTAAGCGAATAGGTTTGGTCCAAAAGCAATGTAGGTTGGacgggttgcaggcctactaGTAATGGTTTAATGCTTACACGCAGACAAATTAATATTCTTGATTATGGTAAGATGAAGTATTGTCACCGAAAACCAAAAATTCTACGATAGATACTTTATACTCTTATCCCTTACACTATCGGAGTAATATTGTAGGCTCTGATCAACAATACCTCACCCTTACCAAGCTAGGCTAAGCATTCAGTATCAACTTTGTCTGCACAATCCAAAAGAGGCTCAATACTATTAGATGGGCAAGCACATTCTCTGCTACATTTAGGATACAACGTCCAAAATCATCACTAGAACTGTCGATCGACTATCTTTGCTACCAATCGCAGAGGTTGCCTCAAGATGCAATGCTCTACTATCGATTTGGTGTTGGAAAATAGAGTAATTAATCACAATCTAGCACCAAACCAAAACATCGATCGCACCATGACCCATGCATATATACTAAGGGGAATTAACATGGTTTAATATTCCTCCCTTCTATGAGATCACTCCAAAAAGTTCCCATCAAAACAAGTGTTTTGCTTGACCTACAATTTATCCAATACTCCCGTACAAAGTACCCAACATTGAGATATATAGAGAATACTATGTAAGAGAAAGTGTGGCACTCGGTAGTCATTTATTTCATACTTTCCATGTAGCTAGCTGACATTTTCCGATCACAACCCAAACTAAACCTTCTAGATCATCAACTCACAACTTGCGGGGCAATGACACAGAAGACCAAGCAAAtacaaagttacaaaccaaaACAAACCGAGAGATCTTCTGGGCCAGCACAAAGTTTCATCAACaattaaatcacattaattgTAACAGAAGTAAGGAAAGAACAGTTCTTACTTTTGATGAATCATTTACAAGGACTATCTATGtttatataaatgtaaaaaCAGGGAGAGAAAAAAACTGACTCAGTGTATGTATCTGTACAAAAACTATAGCCATTGAGAAATTACATATGtacatattaattttgtaaCAGTCCTCCTCAAGatgatgtatatatattatgcacatTTATCTTGGATAATAAGGACTAAAAAAGTTTAGAACCTAATGGCTTGGTCATTAAATTGGCAACTTGATGAACCGAAGAAACATGTAAAGTTGTCAAGGATTCTTCTTCTAGCTTTTCACTCACTGAATAACAATCTAACTCAATGTGTTTAGTGCATTCATGATCTGGGTTAGCTGCTATGTAGAGAGTAGCTTGGTTGTCACAAAAATTGAGTGCTGGCTAAGAATGATGCGTGTTGATGAAGGTCATTAAGCAAGGCCCTAATTCAAGTAATTCCATAAACTGTATAGGAAAAATGTTTAAAGGATGAACAGTGATTCCCCATATATATGGAATCATTGTTCATCctctaaatcattttttatcaatattttattctaataaataaaataaattattcttccAATCATCTATACTTTCTcacatactcatatttattatagttttaaataataattttaaaaataatttaaataattacaaaaatttgaaaaaaattaattttaaaaatattatcataccctcaaaaaaataatttaaatttttgtttaaaatattcactagagtaatagttcaaaacataagaaaaaatattaaggaattaagtttgtaaatgggagtaaaagaaaaaagtaataaaaaaataatagaaaaatattattttaatagaatagagaaaagATAGGAAATGAGATGTATgagatttttgaaagatgagtaaaatttagagaaaaattttaagaaatgtgatttttaactaaattatagaaaattttatagGGAATAAagctcattttcttctttttggaaAGTGAGAGCTctcaaatcaaaatttaaacaatTAGGTCTATTTCCTTTCACATTGGACGATCTAATTGAAAAGATTTCAATTTGGACCAAAATACAAGTTATAGAAAGAAGACAATATGGTCTTTTTCTGGAGAAGGAAATATTGTTGTTAGGAAAAGAAAGACAACGAcgaaatataaaagaaagaattattCTATTCTTTAAGACTTTGTCTAAAGTATAACATTTTCGTTACTTAAATggtaagatttatatttttaaatttatttttaaaattaaattattataggTAAGCAGCAAGTATGCCGTATGAAGACTTTAAAATAACAATACTCAAAAGAAGAATATAAAACGGAGCCGTGAAATTTGTGAGAATCATCAACCCAGATTTGACAATTTCTATTTCAAACAGTAAACAAGAAACAGAGAAGGAACGGTTCATCTTGAATCGTGCCCAAGTCAACATTATCGTTCACTAAGACACCCCAACATGCACATTCCCACCTCAAGTTgatggtaaaataataataaccacACTGATAAAAATGGATGGGATTTTGACTTGGATATCCCCTTTGGGTTCTCAGCCCAGCTAACCAAAATTATCCTTTAGAACGGTGGCTGCCATCCCTTGACAAGTGAACAcagattttatatcattttacaCCTCGTGATGGTTGTTGTTAAAAAGTCATCAATATCATCAACAAGGATGAGCTTTTTAGCCGACATCTTGGCCACAAGCTCCAACTTCTAAGGGAGGATGGTAAGGAATAGGAAAATATCTGATCTAggtttgacatttttttttttaaaaccttcTCACTTAGCTTTGATGGGTCGAATAAACAACCACATGGGGGCCCATGTCAAGGGGCAAAATCTCATCTTGTAAGCTTTGCCCACTGGCACACGTAAACCCTGAGCAACATTGCTCTCTGTCAATGTTACCTGTACGTTGCTAGTTGCCCCAATACAGAAGGCACTGAGTTATTGCCTACTTGACCATATGGGAAGAGGCATAATAACACCAGCTCAATGGCAATGGGGCAATTGTCATTATTACAAACTAACGAAGAGGCAGAGGCACTCCACTACACTTGTTACAAACACAAGACATAAAGCTAATTTGGGCTAAGGCTGTATTCGGCAATTTTCTCCCAGGATTTGAGAGATTTGTCTTCGGTGTCTGTTTTGTATAATGCAAGGCGACTTACTGGGAAGCTCAGGCTGCTAATGCTTTCATCAAGAATACTGGCTTTTTCTTGAGCTCTGCTCTTCTCATCATCGGTCAGATCCCCATAGAGGAGGCTCAGATGTGGCATGTAAGCTGCAAAATGTGATCAGTGTATTCATTATTACAGGCAGAGTCACAGCCCCAAAACCATTTCCTAAAGCTCCTAGAAAAAGACGTACAAGCAGCACCGTATGTTTTTCTATCTGAAAAACTAAAACCTCACTTCTGCAATGCCGAATCAATAAACAGCACAAAGTtagagaggaaaacaaaattttatttatcaaatatgGTCTCCTAGAAATCTTAGGAAAATCCAAGGACTAGGTTTCTGGGGAAGATAGACACAATATGCAGTTTTTGAAACATTTAATTTAAGTCAGGGATTTCCTTATTCTAAGAACTCTAGGGGATCCAAATACCGCACGAAATTCAATGTGGTTCACTAATGAAAATTAACCACTTATCCCCTTATTTGACGCAACATGTAGTTCCTTCAGAACAAACAAGCATCAAACTATCAATTACTTGGAAAAGAAAGGCGACAAGCTTGCGCTTAGGCCAGGAATACACTCCCACCAATGCATGGGTAATCCCATGATTTGAAGAACTGACATGTCCCATATGGTAAAGAAATGGAAACAATATGAGAAGGGGCTCCCTAGGTCTCAAATGATGGTAGGGGCTAGTCAAACCTAACGTGACCCCAAAGCTAACAGAATGGAGAAGGGTTCCTGAAACACATGGTAGCATGTTTACGGTGACCTAAGTAAGGATTATAATAGCCTACAATGACCGAGAACTAGGACACACTCTTTTCAGCCCCAGAAGCTTAAGTTCCCCTTTCATCCTTCCCCTctttatactttaaaaaaaaaaaaaaaaaaaaaaaaaaaaaaaaaaaaaaaggaattcctTGAGTGAGTTAAGTAAGCATCAGGGCCATCATCCGCCAGACATCGCCTTCAATCTCCCATTATTTCTATTATTGTAGACTCTTTGCGGTTGATTGTCAGGCAGTTAACTATACTAACAGTCTGTATCAAGGTACTAATTTAGGGATCATGATCACGACtagcatttcattttcttctattaCATAGATTATAGTAGCTCATATGGATTAGGATTATTTGATTTCTCTAGGTAGTTTCATACATTACAAGTTTTGCTTCAAAGCATAGTTTCGTCAGACGTCAGATAGACTGAATCAGACAATGATTAATATTTTGAGACTCCAATGTAGAATTACTACCAAACCCACATCCTAATCTATGGTCATGATCATGTATCTTCTAGATATCAATGTAACCAAAAGTGAGGACCGACGATTTCTAACCCATACGTTTCCACAATTATTAGACTGGCCTTATATTAGCCATGGAAACGTTTgcaatttctttttaagaaacATAGACTTGAACACATAACTTACGAGTCGACCTCTTGTATCCAAAATGGCCAGAGCAGTGCGCGCTAGTTTCCACCACCTGaaacaaaacataatatttcatttttaggaTTATTACCCCAATTAATACCTAATACGAAACTGATCCAAATCAATTTCTTATAAAGAAGTGAAATTTGTTTTACCAACAAATTGGAATGAAGAAATTTACCTGAGtcgttggatgaatgaggacgTATAAACACTGAGAGGAGAAGGTCCCCGTGGCCACACGATCAACGGTGGCAGTGTAGGCCTTGAGGCCATCGCACGCTGACCTGAACCTGCTAAGCGCATCGCCCGCCGTCAAACTGATGGCTCCGACGACGGTGATGTGGGGCTCGAACTGTGGCCCACCGAACTCGGACCGGAGGTCCTCCATCAGCTTCTTGAGCCTGGCTGCAACGTCGTCCGGCGGCACCGCCCACACCGAGTAGTCATGCTTCTCCTCCACTTGGTGCGTTTGGGTGTCCATAGCACTCTCCGGGATTGCCATGAGATAGAGTCCGATAGTCCGAGGGCAATGGGTACTGGGAGTGGATTTTGGaggaaagaaggaaagaaaggacgTGATGGAAGGTTTATGGGGAATAATGTAGGGAGAAATAAGGTTGCGTAGGAGGATGATGGTGCGGGAAAGCAGGGTGAGATGAGTTGGGCGGCGTTGGAAGGGAAGGCAAGCGAAGGAGTGGTGTCTGGCAATCTCATGTGGGAAGGCACATGGAATGGAACATGAGTATATCCCGATGCTCCCATCCTGGTCATAATCTAATTTTAGTTCATTTAGGATAATCATTTCGTTTGTAGGCCACAAATTCTTTTGctagttttttatgttttacacAATCAAAAgccttttatattaattatgttaaatataattgatTCATTGATTATTGCGACAGTCATTCGTTCTGACCAATAAATGTTTTTCCGTTATGGCCTTTTGGTACAAGAGATCAAATCTTTACATCTTATTTCTATTCCTTTAAGATTGTTCATGTCGATCGACAAGGCAACGAGGATGGAagaaaaaatcttaatttttatatcttCAATCACACTTAGTGATATGACACATTTTAAATAGTTGCTATCtaaattattaacaaaagaagcTACTTGAAATGTAACAGATGATCATGtataattaagataaaaaataagattactCTTACATCGCGTcaagaaatttttatatttttatcttagagggttttttttttttaattttttttatatttttattttaaagattaGTTTGAGTCACGTGTTTAAGAATGACTCATTcctaaattttttaagaaaaacccTCACTTACGGTAGAAGAATaccttaattacaaaacaaacacaaaagaTTAAACAAAACTCCACATGCCGAGACAAAGAACATCCAcactaaaacaaaaaccaaacacCGGAAACTAAAAAAAAGCAACAACTCAATGACCTCTTAATCAACTAGCTAGCTCCCTTGCTTAATTAGAATTGCCGGCTAAAAGATCCTAATTACCGTTAAATTGTTTGCACTGGCTGATGATTCTAGGAATATTACTGATCATCATATCTACTCTTTATAAACAGTATGCATGCGATctataatgtatattatttcCTACATCGATCTCTTCAAAAATATGTCTGTAAGTATAATATTGAATCATAAGATCATAGAGCCAAAGACAGTAGTTAAGGTTCAAAAACAGGCTGATCATGTTATATATGCACTCCCTAGCTAACCCATTGAACTACCAATTATACAACACAACACACGGGGGATGTTGGTCTTTTGTTCCAGCTGATGGATGTGTAGAAAACGTGGAGATCGATCATACTTGATCATGTTCATGTGTTTTGTCATCATGTATTCAATTCATGATGATGTGTATTACTTGATTACTTCGCGATTCTCATGTGTTCTCTAGAACTGCTCGTATAAAGGAAGATGATCAAGTTGGAcaattgactatatatatatatatatatataatagaatccCGGCCTGGCGGCCTGTTGTTATCTCATTGTAGGTGAACTTACAGCGAAAGGTTGCGTGGTCCATGCACCAATTGTCTCAAGGACCACATGATGGTTCAACGTTGAAAAATGGCAGAGAAATGAATTTGGAAATAGACATGATCATGataataatagttataataataataatagaaatttgAGAGGGAATGCAAAATCCGAAGTATATATACTCATGTTCATCAGTCAAAGATTACTGCATCATtttcatgaagaagatcgataTGTATTGAAAATAAACTAGTCTTATCATTGTTTGAAAAACGCAACCTTTTCCACCTATAATTAAGCAGCCATaggcttcctttttttttctttaattctttttttaatataaaatcatgAAGATCGAAGAACTCATGATATGGCCGATGCAACTATGCAAAGAATGctggaatattatatatagtttctaTCAAGCTAGGGATGATAAAACTACCAAAAAAGAACTATCATGTGAGTAAATATTCAAGGAGGAGTGCTGACTTGTCTTCCTTTTTATCACTCtgaaaatgatgaagaagtACTGCGCGCAGCCGCGCATGCCATCACTAGGCCTCTTGTGAATTATAAAGACTAGTGGATGGATTGCGATCCTAAACAGATAGCCTTATCGCACAACCTGGCCGTACTTAATTTAATTAGAGGAGTTCGACGTGTATCACGTTTTTTGAAGTCTTATATAGATTGCTCATCAATGGGTGCATCATGAAGTGCTTATGTCGGAGAGATTCTTCCATTTTATTGGCTCAAACGGCCTGCAACGACGTTCTTGTTGTGCATCCCAATGCATGCACGGGTTGAAGAATTTCTTCCAGGGCTATGTCAAGCTGAGACGATTATTTTTaccaaaagttaaaaaaataaaaagaaaaaagatattgaATAGTAACATgttaagaaaatcattatgaacAGTTTTTCCTTTAAAGAATAGAAAGGTTTTTACTACTAATTTTGTTGTACAGGACAAAGAAGGTGGTCATGCAGAGATATATATAggtaaattaataattaaaatgatgaaccATATTATAATAACAAAATTTCTAAAATGAATGCTGTGCTGATCTCGTAGCCTATGGATCAAGCAAAGGATTTTGACtcgaaaataatatatatgcgATAAATATAGACTGTTGACCATTGTGCCCAGCAAACGCAGTACTGGGATGTGCATCCAGATCCATAACCGGATCTTTTGGTGCTGAGATTATTGACGTTCTTACGGGTAACATTTTCCAATAGTGATAGGTCAGGTTCAagacaacaacaataaatatatatactgagaaaagaaaactgaaaaagaaaagaaaaatgaatttttactCCCTGCTGCCCAAATCTtcgagaaaaatgaatttttacgCACTCACGAAGTTGCATGTTCACCATATGATATAGCCGCCGATCGAgaaagagatgagataaatcCTCCAATAtctcttttaaataatttcCACCGAAAAAGAAGACTAGTGCTGCATGGTGGTTGGAGATTAACCATATTCAACTGCTTGTGAATGCAATATATCTAATTTCCATAGTGTATAATGCAGTGTGTTGTGTGTTTTGATACtatcaatttttcatttttttttataaaaatttgaatggctataaaaagtttaaaaaatgtcTATTGAagtcctataaaaaaaaaatttaaaagtgttaaaatgacttttttttttttttttaaaaaaaaagccaaatatatatatatatatataataaacccGGATATCCACCCGGGTTTTGGCCCTGTTTATCCTAGTGGCTCAGTGAATTGGTTTTAAACATGTTGGAAAATTGTTTTCTTATCAGCATTTACCTACACAATTCACCTTTCATTTCTGCAAATGATGAAAATACTCCTAATTAAACTAGCCTGTGAATGTCCTTAATTTTTGTCTAGAAATGTCAGTTTGCCCCCGGCCCACAGTATGTGCCAAAATAACTGGTGTTGAAGGACAGCTTTGGAGGCATAGCATGAGCAACcagatcaaatatataaaatattagtcaTGTAATGTGACCATTCTTACAAATTAGTATGTTTTCAAATTCATCAtgttatagaattttatacATCATATATTTGCTTGTTGCTTAACCAGAATTTTGCATCACCTGTGAGGCAATGTTATGGCTATCTTACTGTTGCTGTCAAGATTGGCTTGATCGTGTAGCGGACGAATCAATCCATGTTACATCCGTTGAATGAACATTACTCTGAACATCACTTGAGCTCCGTCCTAGGATCTGATCAAACTGGTCTCTTAAAGCCTTAAATCTCGACTCATCTCTATAAATACTTGGATCCATAATCAACTCATGAACAGCAGTTCGGCCTTCAAGCATGCTCACTACTGCAGACATGGTGGGCCGCAGCGCTGGTGATGGATTAGTACATAATAAAGCAACTTTAACCATTCTTGCTGCCTCTTCCTTACTGAAGTTAGACCCCAACCTTGGATCCACCAACTCCATCAAATTCCCTTTTTGTTGTAAAACAAGGGCCTGTAAAGGGAAAGAGAggaaggggaaaaaagaaataaattagaattaCAAGGAAAAATCTTTAACCAATTTTAGCCTGACATATCAATGACGGTACACAACCTAAATGATAAGGCAACAACTTGTAATCAAAATTGTTCAGATTCTTGGCATTCATGTACCCCTGACATCAACTGATTTCAATCATGTTCCCCTGGGCTGCTCTCTACCTACCTAGTTGACCTCAATGAAGAAAATGTAGTGTACAAATCAAAACTTTGAATCTACGAATagattaaaataagaaaaaatccaAATAGAGAAGTTCTCAAATCAGCGATTGGTTCTTAAAGCTATCCTTATCATCAGAAAAAAATGATGCGATCTATCTTACCCAATCAAGAAGGCACACAAAATCATCAGTTGGTCGAAATTTTGTGTTGTTCTTTCCAGCAACAATTTCCAAAGCAACAATCCCAAAACTATATACATCTGCTTTATAGGTTAAATACCCCCATAATGCATATTCGGGCGCCATGTATCCTCTGcaaagaaaatcattatattAGCAAGTTGGTGATTGATCTTTTCATGCACCATTAGCCATACATAAACGtaaaacatatattctt
This sequence is a window from Carya illinoinensis cultivar Pawnee chromosome 9, C.illinoinensisPawnee_v1, whole genome shotgun sequence. Protein-coding genes within it:
- the LOC122275479 gene encoding cyclic phosphodiesterase-like, which translates into the protein MAIPESAMDTQTHQVEEKHDYSVWAVPPDDVAARLKKLMEDLRSEFGGPQFEPHITVVGAISLTAGDALSRFRSACDGLKAYTATVDRVATGTFSSQCLYVLIHPTTQVVETSAHCSGHFGYKRSTPYMPHLSLLYGDLTDDEKSRAQEKASILDESISSLSFPVSRLALYKTDTEDKSLKSWEKIAEYSLSPN